The genomic segment AAGTAAGAAAGATTCCAGTTCTTCAAACAGTAGTAGCTCATTACATATTGTACGATATCAGTggcaaatatataataaactgAACTTGATTTAATCAAGATGCCTATTTCAGAAatcacgtagtgtgtgtaccaggttcgaattccaattttccttatttttgttctattacaagtacggggactgtctgtgttagccaagtgaatatactccctgcccatagatttcagtcccttcacatgacttgatgtaaaataggcgaacaaaattagttacctccatattggtacacactctTTCTACTATAAGATTATACATAAAAATGCTCAATGTTATGCAAGGTTACTCCCACAAATTGCCATGCCACAATTTTGTGGTGGTCAGAGGGTTAATCGTGCATATATTTACAGCGATTGTGGGATTTTTGGCAGGCAATACCTAATGAATTTAGTTATGGGACTAATAACATGTTCTTTTACATCAAAACCAATCCCCATAATCAAATCTGTGATAAACTGAAATGTGGGACCAGGATTGTGGGCCAGGGTAACTGAAATTGTGGGTTGACCAAGCAGTAAAGCACTATGACATAATTGAGGGTTAGAATAAACTTGGTCTCAATACCTTATCAATGAGTTCCATATTCTCTTCTTGATATTGTTTTTCTGCTTAATAAGTGTTTTCAGTGATCTGGATGCTGAAAACgaaagatataaataaaattataaatgctGTCAAGCCATGGTTCattgattttgttgaaatatttgaatccaaGTAAAACTTCATAATTATTCTTTGTGAATATTATTCAGCTATACGGCTTtggatttttaatattaatttacaaatactatAATGCAGGGGTGTGCGACCTGCGACTGGCCCATGGGCCAAATGCAGCCCACAAGAGGGCGATTTTGAATGGTGTACAGACCGCGAAATAGgttttcaattaaattcaaTTTGGTACGTGTGAGTAATTCCAATTCCTGTGCGTTGCGAAGCCAATACCTGAGTCTAGTTTATTCATGCCTACGACTTTACAATGCCGTAACatgtttcacccagttatttctatctggacctcctgtattaaaggttgcacactccaTGCTATAATGTGTTCTTTCTTAGCTTTTAGAATTGTCGCTCCAATATGCCTAatccactggttctcaacctttttggtgGGGTGGAACCCCATTGGAACATTCCATAGGCTCAAGGTACCCCAGTACAATACTTAACACTAATACTTGCAAAACATGTactaaatgaagtaaaaatacttaaacaattaccgatttgaaaaaaaatggttaAGAGAACTGacctcataacaaaattgaaattgtaaagggacttcatggacaccctgtacataTATTATATAGACTGTcgtatttgaatgtaaacttttgGAGCCGCTACACTGAACTGGCCAAAACCTAGGATAAAACCTACGGGAAATAGGATTGTTCGTATTAGAACCATAAGGTATTCTGAAAGACTGAAACTTCAATTAAATGTTCATTAGTAATAATACAGccattttatagtaaaacaatagactttcctctccctgagATTATGAAATACATTGACAAGATCCACATACTTTTGGTGCTTAGTAAATTTCATCATCTGCTGTCTGTACTTGGTCATGATAAGTTCCAATGCGTTTTGGGGTTCGGTCAAACTTTGTCGCAATTCATCGTTCTCATGTTGTAGGGACCGAATTGCATTATTTTCTTGCTGAATACCTTGAAGATAAAAATAGGAATTTGGcaaacataattttgttttcatcagaactattatttgagatttacatttgattattatttacatttttggatcaatatttatattttttctcttcAAAACTTATACCATTTGAAGCAAAGGCCTGCAACATTGTTTGTCGGTTGGCCATATACCCAACTTCATACAGTCAGCCGGGCCAcacaaaaatttagtttttccatgtGAAAAAGGCAAGAGAAGATAATATGGCCGTTGCTCAGTTAAAGGCATCGGCAAAACAgcaaagatttaacgcagcgaaaagatgtatttttatccacatgagcgactttttaaacataaactgttggattcagattttatgcttgatggggagaATCCGAGCGTTGACGAGGGCCACACTGAACGGCTTGgtgggccgggttgtggcccgcgggctgcCTATTGCGCACCCTTGATCTAAAATAACCACTGATTTTAGACTAGTtcttaattaatttaaaattgaatttttttgttcatgCAGAGTTAATTACAAAATAGGACACGATCGATCTATGTCCGAAAATATCATAAAGGTAAAATTGATAGAATAAATATTGCGTTACAAAATGAGCAAAGCTAGTACTGGTTCTTTTGAAATTTGTCGTACCTAAGACTAAAGTAGACCTTGGTCTGTGTCCAGCAACTTTGTTCAGTTCAATTAAATTTTCTTGATATGTGTTTCTCGCTTCCATTTCTTTCTTGAGAGTCTGTTCGACAAGACTTTCAGCAGCGCTGTCATGATCCTAGGATAATAGATGAAATTAAATCATTTGGAAGTGTATGTTAGAGAGCATTGATAAGTTTGATTGTTGCAGTGTAGCCCACATAAACGCTACTTttctgaatttaaaatatttctgatatgACGCATTCAGCATTACTGACGTGgacaatatttttatgatcTGAGCATTTAAATATTCTTAAGAGTCTAACCAGAAAATAAGATTGAAAATCATTAGTTAACTATTGTGTATCCAGGGCCCTGAGAAgtttaaaacaattcaaaatactATGGAGCCACTTTTCCCAACCAAAGTGGAACTTTCTGAATTTGGTGCGGAActctttattattactatattaCTGATTTGATTAGCTATGacattataaactacttgaaGTGTAGAAAAAGCTGGAGTGTGACTTGTGCACAACAATAAGAATATATTAGGCGCACACTTGGACATTGGAGAAAGCAGTAACAAACCAGCCTTCACATGAACATCCATATGATAGCAAAGAgtccatatttttatatttaaaggAACAGGGTGGCTCAtgtgaccgctggtcggttacggcttttttagtcattaagtccatgcatcctaaataaactggttaactaatcccacacccaacatgggctggtaaccagacgagagactgtggttcgccatgtgattaagTCCTCTTATGAACTTTTCCTGCCCCCGGGAATCgtttagtttattttaaaaacttaatgatacacacaaattaaaaatggagaattctggagagcaaGTAAAACCTATAAAGAAGTTTAAAACATGCGCCTGCCAACCAGCACACACACAAACCCAATTAAACGAGGCTTGGGCAATAATTGAAggaacaaaatacacgataatATTGAACTTTCAAGCTGTTGTACTTTTATTAACAGCCCGAAAGTTCAATACTGtagaataaatatcaaaatcttAAACAGTAAAAGAGTCGAAAGTCTCCATGATAGGGTCTAGAGTTGTTTCGAGCCTAAAGTACTTCAAGTGGTCGcaacataacaatttttgcgacttgctttgagcaaatattcttaaaaaaattctaattttttgaattatttttagagATTGGAACACAAATGAAGCCGCCAAATTCTGctcaaattttccaaatctCATAAACTCCAAAGGGTTAAATTCAAAAGATTACTCAAGTTCATATTTGCTGAGAAGAAAAGGGCAACTCTTATGGTTAAGAGCAGACATGGGCCAACCATGGCCTGTGGGCTAAATCTggccgttgggtaattcaatcttgCCTGCCTTATACTGCCACAGcccaaattctgatttttttagctaaaaatagctcaaggattttGTTGAGagtgcaattaaatttagttttggaacAAGGCTCATGGTTTTTTACTTTTGCTTTTTGGCCTCAGGTACTAAAACCTACCCACCCCTGGTAAAGAGCATTTTCCTAATCCAATAATTTGTCTTCTAACTTTGTCTTGAGTAGGATTGTTAATATAAGggatgaaatattatttttatcatgagggagaggaaagtcgattaGGTGGCATATGGAGTCCCactccatgtcaggtatggaattagttttcTTGTTCGCTTTAGATACATGGTATTTTAATAAACCTTTAAAAATTAGTAAAACAATTAACTTTCCTAACCctggaattttgaaaaatgttgataCTTTTGGTACTCATTCGGTAAACTTCATCATCTGCTGTCTGTACTTGGTCATGATAAGTTCCAATGCGTTCTGGTGGTCGGTCAAACTTTGTCGCAATTCATCGTTTTCATGTTGGAGAGATCGGATCGCAATATATTCTTCCTaccttgaaataaaaaatgcaaatttatttaccacatgggattttatgcaatttatttacagtgcaatttggtactcctgtagtatgcgaaccaagatggcggacaccagaacataCTAGAAGAGTACCTGCAATTTATTTCATGCAGAAtgcaaaaacttttgatttgATCAAGGTTTTTATTTCTGAACTCTAAGCAAGACATTAGACAAGCACCCATGAAACATTCGCTTGATACTAGGCTGATTAGGGCTGATCCAGAAGTTCAAACCAGTCCATTACCGCAGTGTGTAATGTCTTGCTATTGCCTTATCTAACTAATCCTTACTTAGGATTAGCTCACTGGTGGGCCAATAATATGATAGCACCCCAAAAAAGTATATGAATGCAaggttttcatattcaaaatttcaatatcctGAATCAGACCCAACTATGATAGATTAGAATAGGAAAAGTAAGGTTGGACAATAACAGGACAGAACCTAAAACGGGAGAAAAGAAAGAAATTCACATTAATTGCAAGGTTATTGATCCGATTGATTTAGTTGTTTCAGCCAAAACATTTTGGACAAATTTACTTCAAaccatttaaattttattttgttttcattgcattaattatttagtTCCAAGTGTTTGTCTTGGAATGTCACAAATACAAAGAGTGAAAACATGAGTTAGAAAATCTTGATTTAAAACATCTTTCATACCCAAGACTAGAGTAGAGTCTGTGTCCAGCagctttattcatttcaatcaaattttttttgatatgtGCTCCAGGCTGAGTTGAAAGCAGTTTAGGAAACCTCCATAGTCCTGGAATGGAGAGAATAATGATAAGAAATATATCTTGAACTTCTTGTTTTCAAACTCTCGACGCAATCACTTTTATTGATACAAATCACGGAGCattgaaaagaaatattgatttattaacattaaattacgACAAGTCTACCGTATACAGGTAtaagttttacatttcatgcacatTTGATCCATACTACCCAAAAACCAAGCTTGTCCATTGGACATATTTTTTCGTCTCATCCCACGCCATGGGATTTCGATTGGTAGTctatacaattcaataaaaattgttatttctgtATTAAGGTTTGGGGCGAAAAAACAAACTGCATTTCCATTATATTCTGTACCACAACCTAGcctatgtctgcaagttgtaaaCCTTCTTgcagtaacaaatattttatatatttgatttagaACTATTGAAATATTATACCTTCAATCTTGTGACCAAATATCAAGCGTTAGCATGGAATTAATTACTTGATGATAACTTTTcttgggtctagtatagtttggtaccacaagtacttccattgggcatagcataacgaattttgcatatgttattcctaacccccaccttaCTAGGCCATCCGAAAATTAggtacgtcactacgacgtcatcatcacgtcatagggcttgtcaaagtataattacgatcgcccgaaatggcatctgcgccgctgATAACTAACTCGCTGACGCCGGCGGTTTCTCTCCTATTGGGATCGTTGTGACGAAAAAAAGAGAGAAATGGCTCGCTCGATTTCGgatgatcgtctgcgcgttttggactaCCTTCCGCATACTTatgtgggccttattacgccactgtgacgtcgaaataaggtaatttttcggtgatgtagtcaggtaggggttaggattgacatatgcaaaaatagttgagccaggccaactagaagtgcatgtggttcggtaccgtacggtaccgatACTAAACTCtgaaactataccagaccccttTTCTTTTCCCAGTTTTCTGGTACCGGCAGTCATCTACTAACCAGGAAGATGACAGCATTTCGGATGTGTGTTATTTTCGTATTTTAATGCTTTGTcagatacaaaatatttttctaacaaaTTCGCTTGCCAAGTTGATAATTTgggcagtaccggtaccggtattctaaCAGATGCCGGAAATATTTCACTAAAGCTAAATCGGCGAACTCGTTCAAAAACATCACTGGGTATCTCTATCGCCCCTGATGGTAATACCGTCGCCATAAGAATCGTCAGTGATCACCTGAGTTCTGAATACGGTTAAATGGTTTGTAGTAGATTCTATTTTCTACCTTTATTCCTTATCAGCTTAAAAGGCGATGAAAGTATTTAAACCGTACCCGAACGCACAGGGTGACCAAGTCGTGGGGTAGTAGTCCGGTGGTTGACTACTCCTATTCCTATACCTTACGTGGATTACTATCCGGGAGACGTTGTTCGGCACATGATTATCGGCTTATTTGTCGTCCTTTAGGATTTTTTAACTTGGGATAATTATGGAAATCCCCTTTTATCGTGAATTTCCTTCAGCGGAGACACGAGTCAGGTATCaagcgcggcggtgtggctcaacgggctaagcgttaggaatacgctcgccaccgcacctctaattactctgcgtgggaggcgcagttcttaccacttcatggcagctcctgccacgaacgaaccgcggcagctcttgccatggttttatagcgctattcagtaatcagtattaggataggatttacatatttatcccgggggagaggaaagccgataagacggcttatccatatggcgaaccacggcctctcgtccggttaccattccaagtcgggtatgggattagttttttactgtattgtttgttttcggaagcatggacttggtggtggaggaagccgtaaccgaccagcagttacgtgaaccacccaacgacggcgaggagtccagcaatcctctcgcacataaccacccctgcatgggattcgaacctgcgaacccacgcagagtaattagaggtgcggtggcgagcgtattcctaacgcttagcccgttgagccacaccgccgcgccgacgcggtatattcacaaattaatgtaccagattttaattgatcatgtagaattatatctacttaaacgctaaccctaaccccaaatccatcaaaactgtatccataagaaaaacgttccaacttacccaatatttgtcaccataagggacagccctgtctttacggcccacctgccgcggttacggcagcaaaattttacctgccattggttttcaatttgctgccgcggtaacggcagctcgacattggtttgtggcagctaaaatgtcagtcgccataggtttggccgtagcggccatggtatggaaataccgccatggttttgcggcagctgcagacgccacagaatacttaaaactgcactggctgcgtgggttcgcaggttcgaatcccatgcagggatggttatgtgcgagaggattgctggactcctcgccgtcgttgggtggttcacgtaaccgctggtcggttacggcttcctccaccaccaagtccatacttccgaaaacaaacaatacagtattataggatattgggtaattttGCTGCTTTTGGTTAAGTTACGTGTTTAGACTTAAAGTcatactaatcttaaaattagaagcaatctctcagtcataaaatacgtaacaattagacgtcctgtaaggtacgatgacgataacgcgtcatgccctaaggagaccaaaaccagcataaaagcgaccattcgttGGGAGAGAAAAGAGGATAACGATGAACAAGTAATTAATGAACTcgggcttgcagtgaaactttgatttttatgtgacttatcagtcatgacttggaactgttctttgtatttgtaaatatacaattgcaatatatgtattcggtaccaggagtatgtcttcttcataagatcagatcagaaACAGCAGCAATACAGAAATAATAGCAAAAACACAAATGTTCCCTAAagtataactaatcccatacccgacttggaatggtaaccggacgagaggtcgtggttcgccatatggataagccgtcttagcggcattcctctcccccgggataaatatgtaaatcctatcctatcctatcctatcactTTCCATGGTCGGTCTGTGTTGACCGCCACCTTGCGACCATAGTGTATCATAAATTTTCTTGCACGTAAATGGCTGAAtggcattttttatattttgatattgacATTGAAACACGATATGTATTGAGATTTGAGAAGACGCGTCAAAGCCTTTTTATACAATCCATAATTTGAAAACTACAGATAAATAATCTTAGGTTTTGAGCTGTAATAACGCAATAATATGcatgaataaatttgaaatgcgCAAGACTTCTGCGCAAAAAATGTCCTTGGTCGTTAGCAACAGGTTTGAAAAAGTGGAATGGCGCGTTTGTACTCAGTATATCTTTATAGAAagtacaattttaatattattaaagtGGGGATGAATGTCGGTAAGACGTTTTAGTCATTCGGCAAACCACTGCGTTTTGTTAAGATAAGTATCGTGCTACAACGAACTTCTGCATTGTACCTAGTTTATGGTACGACAACAAAAGTCTGTTCCCTAACTTCTGAACTTAAAACCAAGCTACGATTTCTGAATGTTACGAATTATTGAAAGCAAAGGACAATTACCTGTTAGGTTAGATTTGATGACTTGAAGTGGTTGCTTCTAAATTTGCATATGCacatttgtatttaaatttttttaattatgcaATATAGAAATTGTTTTGACTGCAGCATCGAAGGTTTTGCTTCCAATATTTGTCTAGTTTATATTTGCGTGTTTTATGTATGAAAAAGTTAAAAAGGATCTAGGCTATTTATGTTCATATTGCTTTTTCAGATATATGTAGCCtacattttttagaaatatgTTGGTGTAGTTTACCCTAATTGCAAACAAAATGTCTGAATCTAAAAGAATCCGCGAAATTGATGATGCTGATTTGGATTGTGAGCCGTCAACCTCTTCTAGTGGTGAAGGTCAATCAACATCTCAGATTGCATTACGAGCAGAAGAAGACAGAAATCTAGACTTTGCTCATAATGTTCGAAGTATAGTGAGACAATTAGAAAAACGAGGAACTATGGTCGCCCCAACACTCGTTTTCAAACAAGGTGTGAAAATAtgctaatatttattttcagtacaTTTACTAAAGCTatacaatttctttatttaccGTATTTACTCAAAATTACGCCTATATCGAGAATAGGCAGACTCCCTTAAAACGGCGATTTTATGAAAAATCGCACATAAGCCGGTTCTACGAATCGTGACACGCCGGACGCCtcaagaaaaacgtaaaaagaGAACAAAATTATTGTAACGCAAACATTTCTCACGTTTATCGTTTCTGCATGTTAGCGAGGGCCGTAGGTGGATTATTACCCGTAACTCTTACTTGTTAATTTATGTTAATgaagtctatattgcttttcaatgcgtCGTGATTGTGTCGGGAGATTAAAATAGAGTTCCTGAAttagcataaaacaatttcctttgatcgCCACAACGACGATCAATTTAGTTCCTTGTCCGTTTCAAGGAAAGAAATAAcgctgtattaacacattcTTATAAATCGCTACGAATCTTAACACGCCAGAGGCCTTAAGAAAGGCgcagaatgaaaataaaattgctgtaacacaaatatttttaacatttatcatttctgtttgttagcaacgGCCGTAGATTTTTACTCGTAACTCTTACTTGtaaattcatgttaataaagtctatattgcttttcatgtgtcgtgatttgtattaatggaaGGGATTGTTGTCGGGAGTTTAAGAGAGTCTCTGAGTCAGTATAAAACAATTTCCATTGATCGTCCACAACGCGGTTATTTTCGATAAGAGTCCTTATCACCGCCCCTTAACGGATAACATATCGTAAAGGTGATTATAGGTCGCGCACCTTTAATTGCCACGAAAGTTTTCACCAAGA from the Styela clava chromosome 5, kaStyClav1.hap1.2, whole genome shotgun sequence genome contains:
- the LOC120329781 gene encoding FGFR1 oncogene partner 2 homolog isoform X2, which translates into the protein MSTKSINIFQNSRDHDSAAESLVEQTLKKEMEARNTYQENLIELNKVAGHRPRSTLVLGIQQENNAIRSLQHENDELRQSLTEPQNALELIMTKYRQQMMKFTKHQNIQITENTY
- the LOC120329781 gene encoding uncharacterized protein LOC120329781 isoform X1, which encodes MATVLPSGAIEIPSDVFERVRRFSFSEIFPASVRIPVPVLPKLSTWQANLLEKYFVSDKALKYENNTHPKCCHLPGLWRFPKLLSTQPGAHIKKNLIEMNKAAGHRLYSSLGKKILRSDLPNMETMICECDQPSEHIGTHHDQVQTADDEVYRVPKVSTFFIIPGIMTVLLKVLPNRLQLSRTR